From Bos javanicus breed banteng chromosome 5, ARS-OSU_banteng_1.0, whole genome shotgun sequence, the proteins below share one genomic window:
- the NR2C1 gene encoding nuclear receptor subfamily 2 group C member 1 isoform X2 → MASIEEIAHQIIEQQMGEIVTEQPTGQKIQIVTALDHNTQGKQFILTNHDGSTPNKVILARQDSTPGKVFFTTPDAAGVNQLFFTTPDLSTQQLQFLTDNSSSEQGPNKVFDLCVVCGDKASGRHYGAVTCEGCKGFFKRSIRKNLVYSCRGSKDCIINKHHRNRCQYCRLQRCIAFGMKQDSVQCERKPIEVSREKSSNCAASTEKIYIRKDLRSPLAATPTFVTDSETARSAGLLDSGMFVNIHQSGIKTESTMLMTPDKAVSCQGDLSTLASVVTSLANLGKTKDPAPNSNEVSMIESLSNGDTSYTSLCEFHQEMQTNSDVSRAFDTLAKALNPGESTACQSSGEGMEGNVHLIAGDSSINYIEKEGPLLSDSHLTMPSPMPEYLNVHYIGESASRLLFLSMHWALSIPSFQALGQENSISLVKAYWNELFTLGLAQCWQVMNVATILATFVNCLHSSLQQDKISAERRKLLMEHIFKLQEFCNSMVKLCIDGYEYAYLKAIVLFSPDHPGLENMEQIEKFQEKAYVEFQDYITKTYPDDTYRLSRLLLRLPALRLMNATITEELFFKGLIGNVRIDSVIPHILKMEPADYNSQIIGHSI, encoded by the exons ATGGCATCCATAGAAGAAATTGCACATCAAATTATTGAACAACAAATGGGAGAG ATTGTTACAGAGCAGCCTACTGGCCAGAAAATCCAGATTGTGACAGCACTTGATCATAATACCCAAGGCAAACAGTTCATTTTGACAAATCACGATGGCTCTACTCCAAACAAAGTCATTCTGGCCAGGCAAGACTCTACTCCAGGAAAAGTTTTCTTCACAACGCCAGATGCAGCAGGTGTCAACCAGTTATTTTTTACGACTCCTGATTTGTCTACACAACAGCTCCAG TTCTTAACAGATAATTCTTCCTCAGAACAAGGACCAAATAAGGTTTTTGATCTTTGCGTAGTATGTGGAGACAAAGCATCAG GCCGTCATTATGGAGCAGTAACTTGTGAAGGCtgcaaaggattttttaaaagaagtatccGAAAAAATTTAGTTTATTCATGTCGAGGATCAAAGGACTGTATTATTAATAAACACCATCGAAATCGCTGTCAATACTGCAGGTTACAAAGATGTATTGCGTTTGGAATGAAACAAGACT CTGTTCAGTGTGAAAGAAAACCCATTGAAGTATCCAGAGAAAAATCTTCCAACTGTGCTGCTTCAACAGAAAAAATCTACATTCGAAAAGACCTTCGAAGCCCGTTAGCTGCAACTCCAACTTTTGTAACAGATAGTGAAACTGCAAG GTCAGCAGGACTTTTAGATTCAGGAATGTTTGTGAATATTCATCAAtctggaataaaaactgagtCAACTATGCTGATGACACCAGATAAG gctgtatCATGTCAGGGAGATTTAAGTACATTGGCCAGTGTGGTTACATCATTAGCAAACCTTGgaaaaactaaagatcctgctCCAAATAGTAATGAAGTGTCTATGATTGAAAGCTTAAGCAATGGTGATACTTCTTATACCTCTTTGTGTGAATTTCATCAAGAAATGCAGACAAACAGTGATGTTTCAAG GGCATTTGACACTCTTGCAAAAGCTTTGAATCCTGGAGAAAGCACAGCCTGTCAGAGCTCAGGAGAGGGCATGGAAGGAAACGTACACCTAATTGCTGGAGACTCAAGCATAAATTACATCGAAAAAGAGGGGCCACTTCTCAGCGATTCACAT CTCACCATGCCGTCTCCTATGCCTGAGTACCTGAATGTGCACTACATTGGGGAGTCTGCCTCCAGGCTGCTGTTCTTATCAATGCACTGGGCACTTTCAATTCCTTCCTTCCAGGCTCTAGG gcAAGAAAACAGCATATCATTGGTGAAAGCTTATTGGAATGAACTTTTTACTCTCGGTCTTGCCCAGTGCTGGCAAGTGATGAATGTCGCAACTATATTAGCAACATTTGTCAACTGTCTTCACAGTAGCCTTCAACAAG ataaaatatcagcagaaagaaggaaattattgATGGAACACATCTTCAAACTACAGGAGTTTTGTAACAGCATGGTAAAACTCTGCATTGATGGATATGAATATGCCTACCTGAAGGCAATAGTACTCTTCAGTCCAG ATCATCCAGGCCTAGAAAACATGGAACAGATTGAGAAATTTCAGGAAAAGGCTTATGTTGAATTCCAAGATTATATAACCAAAACATATCCAGATGACACCTACAG gTTGTCTAGACTACTACTTCGATTGCCAGCTTTGAGATTGATGAACGCTACCATCACCGAAGAACTGTTTTTCAAAGGTCTCATCGGCAATGTTCGAATTGACAGTGTCAtcccacatattttaaaaatggaacctGCAGATTATAACTCACAAATAATTGGTCACAGCATTTGA
- the NR2C1 gene encoding nuclear receptor subfamily 2 group C member 1 isoform X3 produces MASIEEIAHQIIEQQMGEIVTEQPTGQKIQIVTALDHNTQGKQFILTNHDGSTPNKVILARQDSTPGKVFFTTPDAAGVNQLFFTTPDLSTQQLQFLTDNSSSEQGPNKVFDLCVVCGDKASGRHYGAVTCEGCKGFFKRSIRKNLVYSCRGSKDCIINKHHRNRCQYCRLQRCIAFGMKQDSVQCERKPIEVSREKSSNCAASTEKIYIRKDLRSPLAATPTFVTDSETARSAGLLDSGMFVNIHQSGIKTESTMLMTPDKAVSCQGDLSTLASVVTSLANLGKTKDPAPNSNEVSMIESLSNGDTSYTSLCEFHQEMQTNSDVSRAFDTLAKALNPGESTACQSSGEGMEGNVHLIAGDSSINYIEKEGPLLSDSHVAFRLTMPSPMPEYLNVHYIGESASRLLFLSMHWALSIPSFQALGQENSISLVKAYWNELFTLGLAQCWQVMNVATILATFVNCLHSSLQQDHPGLENMEQIEKFQEKAYVEFQDYITKTYPDDTYRLSRLLLRLPALRLMNATITEELFFKGLIGNVRIDSVIPHILKMEPADYNSQIIGHSI; encoded by the exons ATGGCATCCATAGAAGAAATTGCACATCAAATTATTGAACAACAAATGGGAGAG ATTGTTACAGAGCAGCCTACTGGCCAGAAAATCCAGATTGTGACAGCACTTGATCATAATACCCAAGGCAAACAGTTCATTTTGACAAATCACGATGGCTCTACTCCAAACAAAGTCATTCTGGCCAGGCAAGACTCTACTCCAGGAAAAGTTTTCTTCACAACGCCAGATGCAGCAGGTGTCAACCAGTTATTTTTTACGACTCCTGATTTGTCTACACAACAGCTCCAG TTCTTAACAGATAATTCTTCCTCAGAACAAGGACCAAATAAGGTTTTTGATCTTTGCGTAGTATGTGGAGACAAAGCATCAG GCCGTCATTATGGAGCAGTAACTTGTGAAGGCtgcaaaggattttttaaaagaagtatccGAAAAAATTTAGTTTATTCATGTCGAGGATCAAAGGACTGTATTATTAATAAACACCATCGAAATCGCTGTCAATACTGCAGGTTACAAAGATGTATTGCGTTTGGAATGAAACAAGACT CTGTTCAGTGTGAAAGAAAACCCATTGAAGTATCCAGAGAAAAATCTTCCAACTGTGCTGCTTCAACAGAAAAAATCTACATTCGAAAAGACCTTCGAAGCCCGTTAGCTGCAACTCCAACTTTTGTAACAGATAGTGAAACTGCAAG GTCAGCAGGACTTTTAGATTCAGGAATGTTTGTGAATATTCATCAAtctggaataaaaactgagtCAACTATGCTGATGACACCAGATAAG gctgtatCATGTCAGGGAGATTTAAGTACATTGGCCAGTGTGGTTACATCATTAGCAAACCTTGgaaaaactaaagatcctgctCCAAATAGTAATGAAGTGTCTATGATTGAAAGCTTAAGCAATGGTGATACTTCTTATACCTCTTTGTGTGAATTTCATCAAGAAATGCAGACAAACAGTGATGTTTCAAG GGCATTTGACACTCTTGCAAAAGCTTTGAATCCTGGAGAAAGCACAGCCTGTCAGAGCTCAGGAGAGGGCATGGAAGGAAACGTACACCTAATTGCTGGAGACTCAAGCATAAATTACATCGAAAAAGAGGGGCCACTTCTCAGCGATTCACATGTAGCTTTCAgg CTCACCATGCCGTCTCCTATGCCTGAGTACCTGAATGTGCACTACATTGGGGAGTCTGCCTCCAGGCTGCTGTTCTTATCAATGCACTGGGCACTTTCAATTCCTTCCTTCCAGGCTCTAGG gcAAGAAAACAGCATATCATTGGTGAAAGCTTATTGGAATGAACTTTTTACTCTCGGTCTTGCCCAGTGCTGGCAAGTGATGAATGTCGCAACTATATTAGCAACATTTGTCAACTGTCTTCACAGTAGCCTTCAACAAG ATCATCCAGGCCTAGAAAACATGGAACAGATTGAGAAATTTCAGGAAAAGGCTTATGTTGAATTCCAAGATTATATAACCAAAACATATCCAGATGACACCTACAG gTTGTCTAGACTACTACTTCGATTGCCAGCTTTGAGATTGATGAACGCTACCATCACCGAAGAACTGTTTTTCAAAGGTCTCATCGGCAATGTTCGAATTGACAGTGTCAtcccacatattttaaaaatggaacctGCAGATTATAACTCACAAATAATTGGTCACAGCATTTGA
- the NR2C1 gene encoding nuclear receptor subfamily 2 group C member 1 isoform X1, whose product MASIEEIAHQIIEQQMGEIVTEQPTGQKIQIVTALDHNTQGKQFILTNHDGSTPNKVILARQDSTPGKVFFTTPDAAGVNQLFFTTPDLSTQQLQFLTDNSSSEQGPNKVFDLCVVCGDKASGRHYGAVTCEGCKGFFKRSIRKNLVYSCRGSKDCIINKHHRNRCQYCRLQRCIAFGMKQDSVQCERKPIEVSREKSSNCAASTEKIYIRKDLRSPLAATPTFVTDSETARSAGLLDSGMFVNIHQSGIKTESTMLMTPDKAVSCQGDLSTLASVVTSLANLGKTKDPAPNSNEVSMIESLSNGDTSYTSLCEFHQEMQTNSDVSRAFDTLAKALNPGESTACQSSGEGMEGNVHLIAGDSSINYIEKEGPLLSDSHVAFRLTMPSPMPEYLNVHYIGESASRLLFLSMHWALSIPSFQALGQENSISLVKAYWNELFTLGLAQCWQVMNVATILATFVNCLHSSLQQDKISAERRKLLMEHIFKLQEFCNSMVKLCIDGYEYAYLKAIVLFSPDHPGLENMEQIEKFQEKAYVEFQDYITKTYPDDTYRLSRLLLRLPALRLMNATITEELFFKGLIGNVRIDSVIPHILKMEPADYNSQIIGHSI is encoded by the exons ATGGCATCCATAGAAGAAATTGCACATCAAATTATTGAACAACAAATGGGAGAG ATTGTTACAGAGCAGCCTACTGGCCAGAAAATCCAGATTGTGACAGCACTTGATCATAATACCCAAGGCAAACAGTTCATTTTGACAAATCACGATGGCTCTACTCCAAACAAAGTCATTCTGGCCAGGCAAGACTCTACTCCAGGAAAAGTTTTCTTCACAACGCCAGATGCAGCAGGTGTCAACCAGTTATTTTTTACGACTCCTGATTTGTCTACACAACAGCTCCAG TTCTTAACAGATAATTCTTCCTCAGAACAAGGACCAAATAAGGTTTTTGATCTTTGCGTAGTATGTGGAGACAAAGCATCAG GCCGTCATTATGGAGCAGTAACTTGTGAAGGCtgcaaaggattttttaaaagaagtatccGAAAAAATTTAGTTTATTCATGTCGAGGATCAAAGGACTGTATTATTAATAAACACCATCGAAATCGCTGTCAATACTGCAGGTTACAAAGATGTATTGCGTTTGGAATGAAACAAGACT CTGTTCAGTGTGAAAGAAAACCCATTGAAGTATCCAGAGAAAAATCTTCCAACTGTGCTGCTTCAACAGAAAAAATCTACATTCGAAAAGACCTTCGAAGCCCGTTAGCTGCAACTCCAACTTTTGTAACAGATAGTGAAACTGCAAG GTCAGCAGGACTTTTAGATTCAGGAATGTTTGTGAATATTCATCAAtctggaataaaaactgagtCAACTATGCTGATGACACCAGATAAG gctgtatCATGTCAGGGAGATTTAAGTACATTGGCCAGTGTGGTTACATCATTAGCAAACCTTGgaaaaactaaagatcctgctCCAAATAGTAATGAAGTGTCTATGATTGAAAGCTTAAGCAATGGTGATACTTCTTATACCTCTTTGTGTGAATTTCATCAAGAAATGCAGACAAACAGTGATGTTTCAAG GGCATTTGACACTCTTGCAAAAGCTTTGAATCCTGGAGAAAGCACAGCCTGTCAGAGCTCAGGAGAGGGCATGGAAGGAAACGTACACCTAATTGCTGGAGACTCAAGCATAAATTACATCGAAAAAGAGGGGCCACTTCTCAGCGATTCACATGTAGCTTTCAgg CTCACCATGCCGTCTCCTATGCCTGAGTACCTGAATGTGCACTACATTGGGGAGTCTGCCTCCAGGCTGCTGTTCTTATCAATGCACTGGGCACTTTCAATTCCTTCCTTCCAGGCTCTAGG gcAAGAAAACAGCATATCATTGGTGAAAGCTTATTGGAATGAACTTTTTACTCTCGGTCTTGCCCAGTGCTGGCAAGTGATGAATGTCGCAACTATATTAGCAACATTTGTCAACTGTCTTCACAGTAGCCTTCAACAAG ataaaatatcagcagaaagaaggaaattattgATGGAACACATCTTCAAACTACAGGAGTTTTGTAACAGCATGGTAAAACTCTGCATTGATGGATATGAATATGCCTACCTGAAGGCAATAGTACTCTTCAGTCCAG ATCATCCAGGCCTAGAAAACATGGAACAGATTGAGAAATTTCAGGAAAAGGCTTATGTTGAATTCCAAGATTATATAACCAAAACATATCCAGATGACACCTACAG gTTGTCTAGACTACTACTTCGATTGCCAGCTTTGAGATTGATGAACGCTACCATCACCGAAGAACTGTTTTTCAAAGGTCTCATCGGCAATGTTCGAATTGACAGTGTCAtcccacatattttaaaaatggaacctGCAGATTATAACTCACAAATAATTGGTCACAGCATTTGA